The following coding sequences are from one Lolium rigidum isolate FL_2022 chromosome 6, APGP_CSIRO_Lrig_0.1, whole genome shotgun sequence window:
- the LOC124663923 gene encoding uncharacterized protein LOC124663923 produces the protein MWGRICCSMPCSNLLLVVLAAMVACLSMPLPHPAVSSTAPPAASTNIIHHEGGAEIGRNPANSLVALVNANRTAARLPPLRNSKGLGCMALQYVSHCISAATHDACDDTGALAASCHPPETDVTEVYAANCGVELPTVDLISGRLLGCSSSDDALLLLGANASATAAVVRGKEHTQVGAGFLRQRRHGPYLWCLLFSSRSPSSTFRLEAAGRGIAQTQGCFSDPDNTLSCSAAGRLVTSMASPAALLLLLLLAAL, from the exons ATGTGGGGAAGGATCTGCTGCAGCATGCCTTGCTCCAACCTCCTACTCGTAGTGCTCGCCGCCATGGTTGCTTGCCTCTCCATGCCGCTACCTCATCCTGCTGTTTCCTCCACTGCTCCTCCTGCTGCAAGTACAAACATCATACACCATG AAGGAGGAGCAGAAATAGGAAGGAACCCAGCAAACTCACTGGTGGCGCTGGTGAACGCGAACCGGACGGCGGCCAGGCTGCCACCGCTGCGCAACAGCAAAGGCCTCGGCTGCATGGCGCTGCAGTACGTCTCCCACTGCATCAGCGCCGCCACCCACGACGCCTGCGACGACACGGGGGCACTGGCAGCGTCGTGCCACCCGCCGGAGACGGACGTCACCGAGGTGTACGCCGCCAACTGCGGCGTCGAGCTGCCCACCGTCGACCTCATCTCCGGCCGCCTCCTCGgctgctcctcctccgacgacgcccTCCTGCTCCTCGGAGCCAACGCcagcgcgacggcggcggtggtccGCGGCAAGGAGCACACCCAGGTGGGCGCCGGCTTCCTCCGGCAGCGCCGGCACGGGCCGTACCTCTGGTGCCTCCTCTTCAGCAGCAGGAGCCCCAGCTCCACCTTCCGGCTCGAGGCCGCCGGCAGGGGCATCGCGCAGACGCAAGGCTGCTTCAGCGATCCGGACAACACCCTCTCCTGCAGCGCCGCCGGACGGCTGGTCACCTCCATGGCTTCACCAGCCGCTCTCCTGCTGCTGCTGTTACTCGCAGCACTCTAG
- the LOC124665847 gene encoding GDT1-like protein 1, chloroplastic: MATVAACSSTVFASSFSSIPYRASTPRSSLRQSPPRRASLPARPVLRCLPKSDSGEPPLLGAPGAPEPNRAEPAGEERGGTAPWGYAFAAAAGVLMLQGSQQALAGTQFMGLQPPADALGDLGDISTGFASAFLLIFFSELGDRTFFIAALLAARNSGGVIFLGTFGALAVMTVISVVLGRAFHYVDGVIPFSFGGTDFPIDDILAVCLLVYYGVTTLLDAASGDGENMNEEQEEAELAVSKFSGNGAGIVSVASTLASTFVLVFVAEWGDKSFFSTIGTFLTTIPYKALAAASSPPGVIAGSLAGHGVATLVNTNHMFLPQIAVLGGSLLGTFLSEKIIAYIGGSLFLAFAAVTIVEIVT, from the exons ATGGCCACCGTCGCCGCCTGCTCTTCCACCGTcttcgcctcctccttctcctccataCCCTACCGAGCAAGTACGCCTCGTTCATCACTCCGCCagtcgccgccgcgccgcgccagCCTTCCCGCCCGTCCG GTGTTGAGGTGCCTTCCGAAATCCGACTCGGGCGAGCCGCCGCTGCTCGGAGCTCCTGGGGCTCCTGAACCGAACCGGGCTGAGCCAGCCGGCGAGGAACGGGGTGGAACGGCGCCGTGGGGGTACgcgttcgcggcggcggcgggggtccTCATGCTCCAGGGGTCGCAGCAGGCGCTGGCCGGCACGCAGTTCATGGGCCTGCAGCCGCCGGCCGACGCGCTGGGGGATCTCGGGGACATCAGTACAGGTTTTGCTTCA GCTTTTCTGCTCATCTTCTTTTCTGAGCTAGGAGACAGGACATTTTTCATTGCG GCACTTTTAGCAGCTAGAAATTCTGGAGGAGTCATTTTTCTTGGCACATTCGGAGCTCTTGC AGTAATGACAGTTATATCTGTAGTTCTCGGTCGAGCATTTCATTATGTTGATGGTGTGATTCCGTTCAG TTTTGGCGGTACAGATTTTCCAATTGACGACATTCTTGCCGTGTGTCTCTTG GTTTATTATGGAGTTACTACATTACTTGATGCTGCTTCGGGTGATGGAGAAAATATGAATGAGGAGCAAGAGGAG GCTGAGCTAGCAGTTTCGAAGTTTTCTGGAAATGGTGCAGGAATAGTGTCTGTCGCCAGTACTCTTGCAAGCACATTTGTTTTGGTTTTTGTTGCTGAATGGGGtgataaatcatttttctcaactaTTGGTACATTTCTTACTACCATTCCATACAAGG CACTTGCTGCAGCTTCATCCCCTCCAGGTGTCATTGCAGGGTCGCTCGCTGGCCATGGTGTTGCAACATTGGTAA ACACTAACCATATGTTCCTCCCACAGATTGCAGTTCTTGGTGGCTCTTTATTGGGGACATTCCTGTCAGAAAAG ATAATAGCATACATTGGAGGGAGCCTCTTCCTAGCATTTGCTGCCGTGACAATAGTTGAAATCGTGACTTGA